The DNA window ACTATCTGATTGATATATGCGATCCCAAAGAAATTATGACGGTAGCAGATTATCAGGAGCGGGCGCAAGCATTAATTTCTTCTCCCCCATTCCAGGCAATGGAGACGCGGAGAGAAGGAGACGCGGTGACGCGGAGAAATGTGTCAAAAAATCCCCGTGTCAGCGAAGTTCCTCTCCTCGTGGGTGGTACTGGCTTATATATTCGTTCGATTACACAAGGAATGAAGATTCCGAGGGTAGCACCTCACAAAGAATTGCGATCGCAACTTGAATCTCTCTCCCAAGTTCAGCTTTACGCCATGTTACAACAAGTTGACTCTGTTGCAGCCCAAAAGATTCATCCCCACGATTCAGTACGAACTTTGAGAGCATTAGAAGTTTATTATGTTACTGGTCGTCCAATTTCTGAGCAACAAGGAGAAAATCCTCCCAATTATCCTATTTTGCAAATTGGTTTAGATTGTGACTCTGCTCATCTGGGCCATCGTATAGCCCAGCGTACCGAACAGATGATAGCAGATGGTTTGGTAAGTGAAGTTGAGCGTTTGTGTCAAAAATATGGTGCCGACTTGCCTTTGCTCAATACTTTAGGGTATCAAGAGATAAAACAATATTTAGCAGGAGATATTTCTTTAGATAAAGCTAAAGAATTAACAGTTTTACATACTCGCCAATTTGCCAAACGGCAGCGTACTTGGTTTCACGCCTATTCGCAAATTGAGTGGTTTGATGTAGAAAGTTCAGATTTATTAGACAAAGTATGGCTACGAGTTCAGGAATTTATTACTAACTCTTCAAGAGTCGAATTGTCACTATGAATAATCAAGTCATATTTTTACTGTGGATTTCTGCCAGTATTAATATTTTGTGTTTTTTGATTGGGGGTTTTGTTTTTCTTAAACAAATCAGCTATTACTATTTATTTTTTAAAAGATTAAAATTTTTGAATTTTCACAAAAATCTTCATCTTGATTATCCTGCCTACTATTGGCATAAAAAGAGCCAATTTGAATTATTACCTCGGTCTGAATCTGAAATTATTATGTTGGGAGATAGTATCACGGATGAAGGTGAATGGATAGAATTATTGGGAAATGTCAATATCAAAAACAGAGGTATTTCTGGTGATACCATTGAAAGAATATTATATCGTTTAAGTACAATTTTAACTTCACAGCCAAAACAAATCTTCTTAATGATAGGAATTAATGATTTAATAAATAGTCGTAAATCTGTTACAGAGATTTTAGAAAAATATCAAGAGATTTTAAAAGAGTTTCAAGAGAAAATGCCACATACAGAAATTTTTATTCAAAGTGTTTTGCCTGTGAATAATAAAATTTATCTCTATTGGCAAGACAACAAAAATATTATCAATCTTAATTTGGGTTTGCAAAAGCTTGCCCAAAACTTTAATTATCAATATATAAATTTATTTTCTCATTTATTAGATTCGGAAAACCAATTAGATGCAAAATACACAGCAGATGGTTTACATTTAAATGGTCACGCATACTTAGTTTGGAAGTCAGTAATTGAAAAATATGTAGCTACTTCCGAAATACAAAAAAGCTAAAAAAAGCTAAGAGATTATATTTGTAAAGGTATACCAATCTCATAAGCATTTCATCTCAGAATTTTCTACAGTGCATCTGGATCTATTCCCATAGCACGCAGTCGTTCTGCTAGTAATTGAGCGCGTTGTTCAGCACTCTCGGCGCGCTGTTCAGCCATCTCGGCACGTTGTTGAGCTACTTCAGCACGTTCATCCCCTGTCGGAAGAACGGTACCATCTTGATAACACCAGCGCAACCAAATATCTTGCCTACCTTCAAATCCTCCCTGCCAGAGAGTTAACCCTAAACCAACTTGCTCTAACCAAGTTTCTGGTGTTTCAAAGTATCTCGCCCCCCGAAGTTCATAAATACGTAACTGCTGCTCTCCTAACTGTCGAGTCGGATCGTAGACTACGTAGTAACTCACTCGCATTTGTTCATAAATTCTTAGTTTGCTTTTTAGTTCATCACCTTCTCTGTTAGAGACAATTTCAATCGCAACTTCTGGGGTTTTACCAAATTCCCAAAGCATATAGCAACGATTTTGCTTTTCCCACCAGTTATCTGGTACTTGCACATTCAGACTCAAGAATACGTCTGGCACGATGGGGGATTGTTTGTAAATGTAGTAAATACCGACATTGGCTTCAGCTAAAAAAATCTGATTTTGTAAAGAACTGTAAAGAGAGCTTACTAAAAGGCGTTGTTGTTTGGCAGAAGCAAAATTATCCACTGGTGTGTCATCTTCAGTTACTAGCTGATTGGCATCAGGTACATAGAAATTATCATCATTGATTAAAAGTTGCTCAACCATGAGTTTATCCACCTCTTGAGAGCTTTATTTTTACGTTAGTTGATTGGAGTTAAAACATCTGCATCTACACTATCATTTTTAAGATGACCATCTTCCATATAGATAATGCGATCGCCTATATCTAAAATGCGGTTATCGTGCGTCACCATTAAGATAGTACAACCCTGTTCTTTTGCTAATTTGTGCATCAATTCCACTACATCTCTTCCAGATTTTTTATCGAGTGCAGCAGTTGGTTCATCTGCTAAAACAATTTTGGGATGACTTACTAAAGCACGAGCGATCGCTACCCGTTGTTTCTGTCCACCTGATAAGTTTTCGGCATAATAATTGACGCGATCGCCTAAACCAACGTGTTCTAAAATAGCTGTTGCTTTGGCATCTAAATTTTCATCTAAAATTTCTTCATGAAGTTCTAATGACATTCGGACGTTTTGCTTTGCTGTCAAAAAAGTCATGAGATTATGCGCCTGAAAAATATAACCAATCTGACGGCGAATTTCTGTTAATTGTCTCTTTTTTGCTCCACACATTTGTTGCCCTAGTATCTTCAAACTACCTTCTTGTGCAGAACGTAAGCCACCCATTAAAGTCAATAATGTGGTTTTACCAGAGCCAGACGGGCCAGTTAAAATGACAATTTCTCCTCGATAAATATCTAAGTTGATATCAAATAATACTTGCTTGCGAAGTGAACCTTGCCCAAAATAATGATTGAGGTTTTGGATAGAAATGATTGGTTCCATATTTATTGTTAATTGTTATTTGTTAATTATTGATAGCCATTAACTATTAAGTAGGTGGTTTTCCTTCTGCCTCCTGCCTTGAAAGTCACCTCACCCCCTGCCCCT is part of the Chlorogloeopsis sp. ULAP01 genome and encodes:
- the miaA gene encoding tRNA (adenosine(37)-N6)-dimethylallyltransferase MiaA, with amino-acid sequence MTKLIVICGATATGKSSLALTIAMQLGTVILSADSRQVYREFDIGTAKPTGAEQKLVPHYLIDICDPKEIMTVADYQERAQALISSPPFQAMETRREGDAVTRRNVSKNPRVSEVPLLVGGTGLYIRSITQGMKIPRVAPHKELRSQLESLSQVQLYAMLQQVDSVAAQKIHPHDSVRTLRALEVYYVTGRPISEQQGENPPNYPILQIGLDCDSAHLGHRIAQRTEQMIADGLVSEVERLCQKYGADLPLLNTLGYQEIKQYLAGDISLDKAKELTVLHTRQFAKRQRTWFHAYSQIEWFDVESSDLLDKVWLRVQEFITNSSRVELSL
- a CDS encoding GDSL-type esterase/lipase family protein, with the translated sequence MNNQVIFLLWISASINILCFLIGGFVFLKQISYYYLFFKRLKFLNFHKNLHLDYPAYYWHKKSQFELLPRSESEIIMLGDSITDEGEWIELLGNVNIKNRGISGDTIERILYRLSTILTSQPKQIFLMIGINDLINSRKSVTEILEKYQEILKEFQEKMPHTEIFIQSVLPVNNKIYLYWQDNKNIINLNLGLQKLAQNFNYQYINLFSHLLDSENQLDAKYTADGLHLNGHAYLVWKSVIEKYVATSEIQKS
- a CDS encoding Uma2 family endonuclease; this encodes MVEQLLINDDNFYVPDANQLVTEDDTPVDNFASAKQQRLLVSSLYSSLQNQIFLAEANVGIYYIYKQSPIVPDVFLSLNVQVPDNWWEKQNRCYMLWEFGKTPEVAIEIVSNREGDELKSKLRIYEQMRVSYYVVYDPTRQLGEQQLRIYELRGARYFETPETWLEQVGLGLTLWQGGFEGRQDIWLRWCYQDGTVLPTGDERAEVAQQRAEMAEQRAESAEQRAQLLAERLRAMGIDPDAL
- a CDS encoding DevA family ABC transporter ATP-binding protein, with the protein product MEPIISIQNLNHYFGQGSLRKQVLFDINLDIYRGEIVILTGPSGSGKTTLLTLMGGLRSAQEGSLKILGQQMCGAKKRQLTEIRRQIGYIFQAHNLMTFLTAKQNVRMSLELHEEILDENLDAKATAILEHVGLGDRVNYYAENLSGGQKQRVAIARALVSHPKIVLADEPTAALDKKSGRDVVELMHKLAKEQGCTILMVTHDNRILDIGDRIIYMEDGHLKNDSVDADVLTPIN